A portion of the Clostridia bacterium genome contains these proteins:
- a CDS encoding response regulator, producing the protein MIGIVIVEDDPMVLEINQQYIEAVGGFRILGTATHAAEGLELVRQLRPQLLLLDVFLPDQKGIEVLQEIRRLELPTDVLMVTAARDVETIQLGFRYGVVDYIIKPFRFERIKSSLESYREMYYRLQEKEALNQADIDNMGLGKVKAVKEELPKGLTETTLKQVLLLLVKGRKSYSAEEVAAEVGLSRVTARRYLEYLEKTGRAELELQYGSVGRPVNRYRLK; encoded by the coding sequence ATGATCGGTATCGTGATCGTCGAAGATGACCCAATGGTGTTAGAAATAAACCAGCAATACATTGAAGCAGTGGGAGGCTTTCGCATTCTCGGCACGGCGACTCATGCCGCCGAGGGATTGGAATTGGTGCGCCAGCTGCGCCCGCAGCTGCTGCTCTTGGATGTGTTTTTGCCGGATCAGAAAGGAATTGAAGTGCTGCAGGAAATCAGGCGTTTGGAGCTGCCCACCGATGTGCTGATGGTGACGGCCGCCCGGGATGTGGAGACCATCCAGCTGGGTTTTCGCTACGGGGTGGTGGATTATATTATCAAGCCCTTCCGTTTTGAAAGGATTAAAAGCTCCCTGGAATCTTACCGGGAGATGTACTACCGCCTGCAGGAAAAAGAGGCATTGAACCAAGCGGACATTGATAACATGGGACTGGGCAAAGTTAAGGCGGTGAAGGAGGAACTGCCGAAAGGCCTGACGGAAACCACTTTGAAACAGGTTTTGCTCCTGCTGGTGAAAGGGAGAAAGAGTTATTCCGCCGAGGAAGTGGCCGCTGAAGTCGGTTTGTCCAGGGTGACGGCCCGCCGCTATCTGGAATACCTGGAGAAGACGGGCCGAGCGGAACTGGAACTGCAGTACGGCTCCGTCGGCAGGCCGGTCAACCGGTATCGCCTCAAATAG
- a CDS encoding TRAP transporter substrate-binding protein: MMNKVYVFCLICLFLLPLVSGCQTRAMDLEQVSYEERIVIKFSHVVAESSPKGQAANRFAALVKERTGGRVEVQVYPNSVLYKDGEEMEALVKGQVQMIAPATAKVAEKFPLWQIFDLPFLFLNEEEVHRVMDGEVGQQLFQMLEPHRIKAIAMWDNGFKQITTTVPLRKLEDFRGIKFRVMPGSLVLERQFRLLGAEPVPYAFDDVYKALEEGRVQGTENSASNIYSKKFYELQPYLTISNHGFLGYVVLVNGPFWDNLPEDIKLIIEETMEEVTQWQREMAAEQNAADLEAILGTGRVEAWWLTPEEKERWRQMMQPVYRDFENLGGAQLLASARRDLGLD; encoded by the coding sequence ATGATGAACAAGGTGTACGTCTTTTGCCTGATTTGCCTTTTCTTACTGCCGTTGGTGTCCGGATGCCAGACGCGGGCCATGGACTTGGAGCAGGTAAGTTACGAGGAAAGAATAGTGATCAAGTTCTCCCATGTGGTAGCGGAATCCTCACCGAAAGGGCAAGCGGCCAATCGTTTCGCCGCTTTGGTGAAGGAAAGGACCGGCGGGAGGGTGGAAGTGCAGGTTTATCCCAATTCCGTCCTCTATAAGGATGGGGAAGAAATGGAAGCTCTAGTCAAGGGACAGGTGCAGATGATCGCCCCCGCCACGGCGAAAGTGGCGGAGAAGTTCCCCCTGTGGCAGATTTTTGACTTGCCTTTTCTCTTCCTGAATGAGGAAGAAGTACACCGGGTGATGGACGGGGAAGTGGGGCAGCAGTTGTTTCAAATGCTGGAACCTCACCGGATCAAAGCCATCGCCATGTGGGACAACGGGTTTAAACAGATTACCACCACCGTCCCATTGCGAAAACTGGAGGATTTTAGGGGCATCAAGTTCAGGGTGATGCCGGGCAGCCTGGTGCTGGAGCGGCAGTTCCGCTTGCTGGGCGCGGAACCGGTGCCCTATGCTTTCGATGATGTTTATAAAGCCCTGGAAGAAGGAAGAGTCCAGGGAACGGAAAACTCCGCCTCCAACATCTATTCCAAGAAGTTCTATGAACTGCAGCCCTATCTTACGATCAGCAATCACGGGTTCTTAGGCTACGTGGTTCTGGTGAACGGTCCTTTTTGGGATAACTTGCCGGAGGATATCAAGTTGATCATCGAGGAAACCATGGAGGAGGTTACCCAGTGGCAGCGGGAGATGGCGGCGGAGCAAAATGCAGCTGACCTGGAAGCCATCCTGGGCACCGGCCGGGTGGAAGCCTGGTGGTTAACCCCGGAGGAAAAAGAACGCTGGCGTCAAATGATGCAGCCTGTTTACCGGGATTTTGAAAACCTGGGCGGGGCTCAGTTGCTGGCCAGCGCCAGGCGAGATCTGGGCCTCGATTGA
- a CDS encoding zinc ABC transporter substrate-binding protein, translated as MNEIHRSRVYPGCYPVILEVDAMIRWWFSMRKAVIVFLLAICLLAGGCAPGSGEMSTGPGAGTAAKPLVVATIFPLADLVRQIGGDKVEVAALLPAGASPHTFEPTPKEMKAVSRASLFVSVGAGLDVWGQKLLAAAGTGVPALAVTDGLRLLPLAGRHDRHGEEHEHAGEEGDPHVWLDPVLVRDEIAPRLAGEMSRLWPAWADYFQENLHKLQGELSKLDEEFLSSTAGPEKPRFISFHAAWGYLTRRYGWEEVASVLAYPGQEPSARWLKELTDLAVREGVKTVIIEPQFNPQPAELLAEEIGGRVLILDPIGGEGVEGRDSYLALMRYNLTVMKEALEF; from the coding sequence TTGAATGAAATACACCGGTCCCGGGTGTATCCGGGGTGCTATCCGGTAATACTGGAAGTAGACGCCATGATCCGGTGGTGGTTTTCCATGCGCAAAGCGGTGATTGTTTTTTTATTGGCTATATGTCTGCTGGCCGGCGGTTGTGCTCCCGGCAGCGGTGAAATGAGTACCGGTCCGGGTGCCGGGACGGCAGCCAAGCCCCTGGTGGTGGCCACCATTTTTCCATTGGCTGACCTGGTCCGCCAGATCGGGGGAGACAAGGTGGAGGTGGCGGCTTTACTGCCGGCCGGTGCCAGTCCTCATACTTTTGAGCCTACGCCGAAGGAGATGAAGGCAGTGAGCCGGGCCAGTCTCTTCGTGTCCGTGGGGGCGGGTTTGGATGTCTGGGGACAAAAGCTCCTGGCCGCGGCGGGCACCGGTGTGCCGGCTTTGGCGGTTACGGACGGATTGAGATTGCTTCCTTTAGCGGGGCGGCATGACCGGCACGGTGAAGAACACGAACATGCAGGAGAGGAGGGCGATCCCCACGTCTGGTTGGATCCGGTGCTGGTCCGGGATGAGATCGCGCCTAGGCTGGCCGGGGAAATGTCCCGCTTGTGGCCCGCCTGGGCTGACTATTTTCAGGAGAACCTGCATAAGCTGCAAGGGGAACTGAGCAAGTTGGATGAGGAGTTCCTGTCTTCGACGGCGGGGCCGGAAAAACCGAGGTTTATTTCCTTCCATGCCGCCTGGGGTTACCTGACCCGGCGTTACGGCTGGGAAGAAGTGGCCAGCGTCCTGGCATATCCGGGCCAGGAACCCTCTGCCCGCTGGCTGAAAGAATTGACGGACCTGGCGGTACGGGAAGGGGTAAAAACCGTTATCATCGAGCCCCAGTTTAACCCGCAGCCGGCAGAGCTTTTGGCGGAGGAAATCGGCGGCCGGGTGTTAATCCTGGATCCCATCGGCGGGGAAGGAGTAGAGGGACGTGACAGTTACTTGGCGCTGATGCGGTACAACCTGACCGTGATGAAGGAGGCGCTGGAATTCTAA
- a CDS encoding metal ABC transporter ATP-binding protein produces the protein MLALEVAGLKACIGNHVILDQVSFRVQEGELAALIGANGAGKTTLLKVLTGIMKPVEGMVKVFGEPLTKENRKLLSYLPQKSHFDPHFPLRVFDAVQLGRTAWSLFRRPRREDMERVEWCLAQVGLLDLAHRPIGELSGGQQQLVFLARALFGRPRLLLLDEPTTGLDVTARQRFYRLLKDLKHQLGLTVLIVTHDLEAVVAHADRVILLENQKVAYEGSPNAAVKTQAFLRVVD, from the coding sequence ATGCTGGCTTTGGAGGTGGCGGGTCTAAAAGCCTGTATCGGTAATCACGTTATACTGGATCAAGTAAGCTTTCGGGTGCAAGAAGGAGAATTGGCGGCGCTGATTGGTGCCAACGGCGCCGGGAAGACTACCCTCCTGAAGGTGCTGACGGGGATCATGAAGCCGGTAGAAGGAATGGTCAAGGTTTTTGGGGAACCCCTCACCAAGGAAAACCGGAAACTCCTCAGCTACCTGCCGCAGAAGAGCCATTTCGACCCGCATTTTCCCCTGCGGGTTTTTGATGCCGTGCAGCTGGGCCGGACGGCCTGGTCCTTGTTCCGGCGTCCCCGCCGGGAGGACATGGAGCGGGTGGAGTGGTGCCTGGCCCAAGTCGGCCTGCTGGATCTGGCCCACCGGCCCATCGGGGAGCTGTCCGGGGGCCAGCAGCAGCTGGTTTTCCTGGCCAGGGCGCTGTTCGGCCGGCCCCGCTTGTTATTGTTGGATGAACCCACTACCGGTTTGGATGTCACGGCGCGGCAGCGTTTTTACCGGTTGTTAAAGGACTTAAAGCACCAACTGGGCTTGACGGTATTAATCGTCACCCATGACCTGGAGGCCGTCGTAGCCCATGCCGACCGGGTGATCCTGCTGGAAAACCAAAAAGTAGCCTATGAAGGCAGCCCTAACGCCGCGGTTAAGACTCAGGCTTTTCTCCGGGTGGTGGATTAA